The DNA sequence TCCACCGACACCTCTCCACCCAGCATCTGCGAAACCTGCCGCACCAGCGCCAGCCCCAGCCCGGTACCGCTCACCCGCAGGTGCTTGGCGGTCTCGGCCTGGTAGAACGGCTCGAACACGCGCGCCAGGTGCTCGGGCCCGATGCCGATTCCCGTGTCGGCCACCACGAACTCCATCTCCCCTTCCCGAGCCGTCACCTGCAACTCCACCGACCCGGTCTCGGTGAACTTGATGGCGTTGGAAAGCAGGTTCAGCAGGATCTGCCGGATCTTGCGCGCGTCCGACCGCATGGGCACCGGCCCGTCGGGCACCCCCACGTGGAACGCCAGCCCCTGCTGCCCGGCCAGCGGCTCCAGCATCTCGCCCACGCCCACGGCCAGCTCCACCACGTCGAACTCGTCGACATCCACCCGCTCGCGCCCCGCCTCGATGCGGCTGAAGCTCAGGATTTCCTCGATCAGCTCCAGCAGGTGCCGCGCGCTCGCGCCGATGCGCCGCACCTGCGCCTGCGACGCGGTGGGGATGGTTTCGGGAATGCCCATCAGCAGCAGGTCGGAGTAGCCGATGGTGGCGTTCAGCGGGGTGCGCAGCTCGTGGCTCATCGTGGCCAGGAAGTCGGCCTTGGCGCGGTTGGCCTCTTCGGCCGCGGCGCGCGCCCGGCGCTCGGCGTCGTAGAGGCGCGCGTTGTCCACCGCCACGGCGGCCCACGAGGCGATGCCCACCGCCAGCCGCTCGTGGGTCTCGCTGAACAGCCCGGCCCCCTCGTGCCCCAGGAAGATCCCCCCGATCACTTCGCCCGAGCTGGAGGTGACGGGCACCGCCAGGTAGCTGCGCACCGGCAGGTGCCCCTTGGGCATGCCGAAGTGCGGCCCCATCGTCCCGTACCGCGGGTCCCGGGTGATGTCGTCGCTGCGCACCACCCCCTCGCCCGCGAAGGTGGGATGGAACACCGGCGTGTTGCGGGGATTGGGAAACCGGGAGAACGCCTCGCGCGGCACGCCCGAGACGGTGTACAGCGTGTACGATTCGCCGGCCTCGTTCTGCTGGTTGTAGAAGAAGGCGCCGAACTGGGCGCCGGTGAGCGCCGTGGCCGCGTCGGTCACCCGCTCCACCAGCGCCTCCAGGTTCAGCTCCGAGGCGAACGACTCGCCCAGCGAATGCAGCGTCTCGGCCACGCGGGCGTGCTCGCGTAGCACCGACTCGGCGCGCTTGGCCTCGGTGACGTCGTAGTAGTGCTCGATCCGCCCGCCCGCGTACAGGCCGGAGTGGATGGGGCGGCTCCAGTGCGCCAGCCAGCGCCCGTCCTTGAGCCGGCACTCG is a window from the Longimicrobium sp. genome containing:
- a CDS encoding ATP-binding protein translates to MPVPDGPRLEHELIATLTDPARLDVLRAADLLAGERVEAFDRLARAAARATHAPVAQVNLLTADEQLPRACYGPEPWRSAGAVPLDFSYCKHVVASARPLRVADVREHPLTRDSRATTESGIAAYAAAPLTTDDGHTLGTLCVFDFHPREWTGEHMEILDDLAALAVSEIQARVAARRQTRDAVAESEARYRALADDALDTSEVGTIILDAEFRVIWVNRAIERFFDVERVGILDRDKRRLLHEELKHRVEDSDGFERRLRAIYAANDSVAEFECRLKDGRWLAHWSRPIHSGLYAGGRIEHYYDVTEAKRAESVLREHARVAETLHSLGESFASELNLEALVERVTDAATALTGAQFGAFFYNQQNEAGESYTLYTVSGVPREAFSRFPNPRNTPVFHPTFAGEGVVRSDDITRDPRYGTMGPHFGMPKGHLPVRSYLAVPVTSSSGEVIGGIFLGHEGAGLFSETHERLAVGIASWAAVAVDNARLYDAERRARAAAEEANRAKADFLATMSHELRTPLNATIGYSDLLLMGIPETIPTASQAQVRRIGASARHLLELIEEILSFSRIEAGRERVDVDEFDVVELAVGVGEMLEPLAGQQGLAFHVGVPDGPVPMRSDARKIRQILLNLLSNAIKFTETGSVELQVTAREGEMEFVVADTGIGIGPEHLARVFEPFYQAETAKHLRVSGTGLGLALVRQVSQMLGGEVSVESTPGQGTRFTVRLPRELPVDV